A region from the Fusarium musae strain F31 chromosome 1, whole genome shotgun sequence genome encodes:
- a CDS encoding hypothetical protein (EggNog:ENOG41), with product MSSYDGSRSARQSKRYSMSALYMSISANEGDLQIEDELAKAQKALRDLKSKISSQSKKNFVLEKDVRYLDSRIALLIQNRMALEEQNEVASHLEDALEMQQGVFPNDDKTQKYGNLLFLLQSEPRHIAHLCRLVSMSEIDSLLQTVMFTIYGNQYESREEHLLLTMFQSVLTYQFDNTPDYSSLLRANTPVSRMMTTYTRRGPGQSFLKSVLADRINGLIELKDLDLEINPLKVYERMIEQIEEDTGQLPPHLPKGITGEQAAENPQVQAIIEPRLTMLTEIANGFLTTIIEGLEEAPYGIRWICKQIRSLTKRKYPDANDQVICTLIGGFFFLRFINPAIVTPKSYMLIDGTPAERPRRTLTYIAKMLQNLANKPSYAKEPYMAKLQPFIHQNKDRINKFMLDLCEVQDFYESLEMDNYVALSKKDLELEITLNEVYAMHSLLDKHHDELCKDDNSHLAIIMSELGSSPPQLPRKENRVINLPLFSRWESAIGDLTAALDITQEEVYFMEAKSIFVQVMRSIPATSGVARRPLRLERIADAAATNRSDAVMVRKGIRAMELLSQLQELRVIDKADQFSLLRDEVEQELQHLGSLKEGVITETQKLQEVYKTIRDHNVYLNGQLETYKSYLHNVRSQSEGTKRKQQKQQVLGPYKFTHQQLEKEGVIQKSNVPDNRRANIYFNFTSPLPGTFVISLHYKGRNRGLLELDLKLDDLLEMQKDNQDDLDLEYVQFNVPKVLALLNKRFARKKGW from the exons ATGTCTTCCTACGACGGCTCGCGCTCTGCGCGCCAGTCGAAGCGCTACTCGATGTCAGCTCTCTATATGTCGATCTCTGCCAATGAGGGAGATCTACagattgaagatgagctTGCCAAAG CACAAAAGGCGCTGCGTGATCTCAAGTCTAAGATCTCATCACAGTCAAAGAAGAACTTCGTTTTGGAAAAGGATGTGCGCTATCTAGATTCACGAATCGCGTTGCTTATTCAAAACCGTATGGCCCTGGAAGAG CAAAACGAAGTTGCCAGTCATCTCGAAGATGCTCTTGAAATGCAGCAGGGTGTCTTCCCTAACGACGATAAAACTCAGAAATACGGAAACCTTTTGTTTCTGCTCCAATCTGAGCCTAGGCACATTGCACATCTCTGCAGACTTGTCTCGATGTCCGAGATTGATTCGCTGCTCCAGACTGTCATGTTCACTATCTATGGAAACCAATACGAAAGTCGAGAAGAGCATCTCTTGCTCACCATGTTCCAG TCCGTCTTGACATATCAGTTCGACAACACGCCAGACTACTCCTCCTTGCTCCGCGCTAACACTCCCGTCTCTCGAATGATGACTACGTACACCCGAAGAGGTCCTGGTCAAAGTTTCCTCAAATCCGTGCTTGCTGATAGAATCAATGGCTTAATCGAGCTGAAAGATCTTGACCTGGAAATCAACCCGCTCAAGGTCTACGAGCGAATGATTGAACAGATCGAAGAGGATACTGGCCAACTGCCCCCCCATCTTCCTAAGGGAATCACTGGCGAACAAGCCGCTGAGAACCCTCAGGTTCAGGCCATCATTGAGCCCCGCTTAACCATGTTGACCGAGATTGCCAATGGCTTCTTGACCACCATTATTGAGGGCCTCGAGGAAGCGCCTTATGGTATCCGATGGATTTGCAAACAAATCAGGAGCTTAACCAAGCGCAAATACCCAGATGCTAATGACCAAGTCATTTGTACCTTGATCGGTGGATTCTTTTTTTTGCGCTTCATTAACCCTGCGATCGTTACCCCGAAATCTTATATGCTTATCGACGGAACCCCTGCCGAACGACCCAGACGAACTTTAACATATATCGCCAAGATGCTTCAGAACCTCGCGAACAAGCCGTCATACGCCAAGGAGCCGTACATGGCTAAGCTCCAGCCGTTCATTCATCAGAACAAGGATAGAATCAATAAGTTTATGCTCGATCTCTGCGAGGTTCAGGATTTCTACGAGAGCCTCGAGATGGATAATTATGTTGCTCTATCAAAGAAggatcttgaacttgagatTACTCTCAACGAAGTCTACGCCATGCACTCGTTACTTGACAAGCATCATGACGAGCTGTGCAAGGATGACAATTCGCATCTTGCTATCATTATGTCGGAATTGGGATCATCACCCCCTCAGTTGCCACGAAAAGAGAACAGAGTCATCAACTTGCCTTTATTCAGTAGATGGGAGTCAGCTATCGGCGATCTGACAGCAGCATTGGATATCACGCAGGAGGAGGTTTATTTCATGGAAGCCAAGTCGATTTTCGTACAAGTCATGCGATCGATCCCAGCAACTAGCGGGGTAGCCAGAAGACCATTGCGACTAGAACGCATTGCTGATGCCGCAGCTACCAATCGCAGTGACGCAGTAATGGTTCGCAAAGGTATTCGGGCCATGGAACTTTTATCCCAGCTTCAGGAATTGCGCGTTATCGACAAGGCCGATCAATTCAGCCTACTCCGGGACGAAGTTGAGCAGGAGCTTCAGCATCTCGGATCACTCAAAGAGGGTGTTATCACTGAGACCCAGAAGCTGCAAGAAGTTTACAAGACGATCCGTGACCATAATGTCTATCTCAACGGACAACTCGAGACCTACAAAAGCTACCTGCACAACGTTCGATCACAGAGCGAGGGTACTAAGAgaaagcagcagaagcagcaAGTCCTTGGTCCGTACAAGTTCACACACCAgcagcttgagaaggagggcgtCATCCAGAAGAGTAACGTTCCCGACAACAGACGGGCCAACATCTACTTCAACTTTACCAGTCCACTACCTGGAACATTCGTCATTTCATTGCATTATAAGG GTCGCAACAGGGGTCTACTTGAATTggatctcaagcttgatgatctgCTTGAGATGCAAAAGGACAATCAGGATGACCTTGACCTGGAATATGTCCAGTTTAACGTGCCAAAGGTGCTGGCATTGTTGAACAAACGCTTCGCGAGGAAGAAGGGCTGGTAA
- a CDS encoding hypothetical protein (EggNog:ENOG41): protein MAGNTHRRITLPDPEERRPLLSRLSTGGPENRDALYSCMTDPHSHLPVYTNIHRIRRDIISVVEDYLSLAQLQDLRINVTVVRPLVDKFYGLNDISIIYCLLVNRAQFLEEQSHLNNRHNVNFTRATLCELIATRILRRFGEVHDDGHDGLLLLAHILVAGFEPFQNAPEEIRDEAERTTSWVDYKTLPSLEVAIVTESKHFLSSATCQKVVNAIYEGRIVYTPSTFWDIIPDHYKLKPISIYDPRESPLLNQYRLIVPRTRNVLESIQFATLLTLYVAVMVLRRKNRYGPTEAAFSIFAFGWGLDQFATILAHGWNVYTQNLWSFLDVAFVLIYWVYLVLRFLGWKLGDANLDEQAFDVLALAAPVLVPRLAFNLLSDNLVFLSLRSMMADFFFLTALSAWCFLGFLLSLLWLGEGAHPILNISSNAIAEISFRRAVLTLEGVKADAVFAYQPPFNILAVFLFIPLKFVVSPRWFHKIHVTAVKILNLPLLLIIAVAERRLLWPSREIEDPTEIKAPPPTKSQFWKKWRLTVHRDLRAVFQLPPPDTVHDDIAVDDDLTHHLIRRQFTRNATNDIEPRNLHNTSRPDPGARRPSRRDSMFPGIPPQKLRGSFSENDMFEGTTDRLANMEKAIRRMETMLSRLVPSAENAISDDELEQSGTLRGDNTAESSFRGLADRDS, encoded by the exons ATGGCTGGTAACACCCACCGGCGCATCACGTTGCCGGATCCTGAAGAGCGACGGCCTTTACTGAGTAGGCTCAGTACAGGCGGTCCAGAGAACCGCGATGCCCTGTATAGTTGCATGACAGACCCTCATAGTCACTTGCCTGTGTATACCAACATACACCGTATTCGTCGCGACATCATCAGCGTTGTTGAGGACTATTTGAGCCTCGCCCAGCTGCAGGATCTGAGGATTAATGTTACAGTTGTGCGGCCATTGGTGGATAAGTTCTATGGCCTCAACGACATTTCTATCA TCTACTGTTTGCTGGTTAATCGTGCTCAGTTTCTCGAAGAGCAGTCTCATCTCAATAACCGTCACAATGTCAACTTCACACGTGCTACTCTATGTGAGCTCATAGCTACGCGCATCCTGAGACGCTTTGGTGAAGTGCATGATGATGGCCACGACGGCCTTTTGCTCCTGGCTCATATTCTAGTCGCTGGCTTTGAACCCTTCCAGAATGCCCCAGAAGAGATTCGAGATGAGGCAGAGCGCACCACCTCCTGGGTTGATTACAAGACTCTGCCATCTCTTGAGGTTGCCATTGTCACTGAGAGCAAGCATTTCTTGAGTTCAGCGACTTGTCAAAAGGTCGTCAACGCCATATACGAGGGCCGAATTGTCTATACCCCGTCGACATTTTGGGACATTATCCCCGATCATTACAAGTTGAAGCCCATATCTATTTATGATCCTCGCGAGTCCCCTCTTCTCAACCAATATCGCCTGATTGTCCCTCGAACCCGAAATGTCCTCGAGTCAATCCAATTCGCCACGCTGCTCACTCTCTACGTTGCGGTTATGGTTCTTAGAAGGAAAAACCGCTATGGACCAACAGAAGCAGCTTTTTCTATCTTTGCTTTTGGATGGGGTTTGGATCAATTTGCTACTATTTTAGCACATGGTTG GAACGTCTATACCCAGAACCTGTGGTCATTCCTTGATGTGGCCTTTGTTCTCATCTACTGGGTATATCTTGTATTGCGGTTCCTGGGCTGGAAGCTTGGTGACGCGAACCTTGACGAACAGGCGTTTGATGTGCTTGCACTCGCCGCTCCTGTCTTGGTTCCACGGCTTGCTTTTAATCTCTTGAGCGACAATCTCGTGTTCTTGTCCCTTAGGTCAATGATGGCggactttttcttcctcacaGCTCTATCTGCCTGGTGTTTCTTGGGGTTTCTGCTTTCACTTCTGTGGCTCGGCGAGGGGGCACACCCCATCCT TAACATCTCGTCAAACGCCATAGCGGAGATCAGTTTCCGTCGAGCAGTTCTGACACTCGAGGGCGTCAAGGCTGACGCTGTGTTCGCATACCAGCCCCCGTTCAACATCCTCGCCGTATTCCTATTCATCCCGCTTAAATTCGTCGTGAGTCCGCGCTGGTTCCACAAGATCCACGTCACGGCGGTCAAGATTCTGAATCTCCCTCTCCTGctcatcatcgctgttgCTGAGCGCCGTCTGCTCTGGCCTTCCCGTGAGATCGAAGACCCAACGGAGATCAAAGCTCCGCCCCCAACAAAAAGCCAGTTTTGGAAGAAGTGGCGGTTGACGGTTCACCGAGATCTTCGCGCCGTCTTTCAATTGCCGCCGCCTGATACTGTCCACGACGACATcgctgtcgatgatgatctcACGCATCATCTCATCCGTCGACAGTTCACACGCAATGCGACAAATGATATAGAGCCCCGCAACCTACATAACACCTCTAGGCCCGATCCCGGAGCTCGACGTCCATCACGACGAGATTCTATGTTTCCTGGGATCCCGCCCCAGAAGCTTCGAGGATCCTTCTCCGAGAATGACATGTTTGAGGGAACTACAGATAGACTGGCCAATATGGAAAAGGCGATACGGCGCATGGAAACGATGCTATCTCGCCTAGTTCCATCTGCCGAGAACGCCatcagtgatgatgagttggagCAAAGCGGGACACTTAGGGGAGACAATACTGCCGAGTCGTCATTTAGAGGTTTAGCGGATCGTGATTCATGA